From one Acipenser ruthenus chromosome 21, fAciRut3.2 maternal haplotype, whole genome shotgun sequence genomic stretch:
- the LOC117429042 gene encoding GA-binding protein subunit beta-1 isoform X2, translating to MTPGRQSYKCKHYPTERKSLVALLALCTSAQNTGTFLLSKKLGAEETALYENPPGSPSAVCDSKYCVSIDPDCKMSLVDLGKKLLEAARAGQDDEVRILMANGAPFTTDWLGTSPLHLSAQYGHYSTTEVLLRAGVSRDARTKVDRTPLHMAAAEGHARIVEVLLKHGADVNAKDMLKMTALHWATEHGYQEVVDLLIKYGADVHVQSKFCKNALDIAIDNANEELAEILQVSMQNQINTNPESPDTVTIHTATPQFIIGPGGVVNLTGLVSAANSSKDEAGVSTVQFGNSSTSVLATLAALAEASAPLFNSSETPVVATEEVVTADSVEGAIQQVVSSGGQQVITIVTDGIQLGNLQTGGMGQPIIVTMPDGQQVLTVPATDIAEETVISEEPSVKRPRIEIIENHSETTEVEEKETLQKQLEEANREAQKYRQQLQKKEQEAEAYRQKLEAITRHQSNKKAV from the exons atgacacctGGTAGACAGTCTTACAAATGCAAACATTATCCAACTGAACGCAAAAGCCTGGTCGCACTGCTCGCTCTGTGCACATCCGCGCAAAATACGGGGACTTTTCTTTTGAGTAAAAAATTGGGCGCCGAAGAGACGGCATTATATGAAAATCCCCCCGGTTCCCCCTCAGCTGTCTGCGACTCAAAGTATTGCGTTTCGATCGATCCCGACTGCAAG ATGTCCTTGGTGGATTTAGGCAAGAAGCTTCTAGAAGCAGCACGAGCCGGACAGGATGATGAGGTCCGTATCCTAATGGCTAATGGAGCCCCTTTCACAACAGACTGG CTTGGAACATCTCCCTTACATCTATCAGCACAGTATGGACATTACTCAACCACAGAAGTGCTGTTAAGAGCAGGCGTGAGCCGGGATGCCAGGACTAAAGTGGACAGAACCCCCTTACACATGGCGGCTGCAGAAGGCCATGCCCGGATAGTGGAGGTGCTGCTAAAG CACGGAGCTGACGTCAATGCAAAAGACATGCTGAAGATGACTGCGCTTCATTGGGCAACAGAACATGGTTACCAGGAAGTAGTGGACCTTTTAATAAAATACGGGGCTGATGTTCATGTCCAGAGCAAATTTTGTAAAAATGCCCTGGACATAGCAATTGACAATGCAAACGAAGAACTTGCAGAAATACTTCAG GTGTCCATgcaaaaccaaataaatacaaatccagAAAGTCCAGATACAGTAACAATACACACAGCAACACCCCAGTTTATAATTGGTCCAGGTGGGGTCGTGAACCTGACAGGCTTGGTTTCAGCAGCTAACTCCTCAAAAG ATGAAGCAGGTGTGTCCACAGTTCAATTTGGCAACTCATCAACTTCAGTATTAGCTACATTAGCAGCTTTAGCAGAAGCATCTGCACCCTTATTCAATTCATCAGAAACTCCAG TAGTTGCAACAGAAGAAGTCGTAACTGCAGACTCCGTGGAGGGTGCCATTCAACAAGTTGTCAGCTCTGGAGGACAGCAAGTTATCACTATCGTCACAGATGGCATTCAGCTAGGCAATTTACAGACAGGTGGGATGGGCCAGCCCATTATTGTGACAATGCCAGACGGTCAGCAAG TCTTAACAGTCCCTGCCACAGACATCGCAGAAGAGACTGTAATCAGTGAGGAGCCATCAGTTAAAAGGCCGCGCATAGAAATCATTGAAAATCATTCAGAAACCACAGAAGTCGAG GAGAAAGAGACTTTGCAGAAGCAGTTGGAAGAGGCTAATCGTGAGGCTCAGAAATACCGCCAGCAGCTGCAAAAGAAAGAACAGGAGGCCGAGGCCTACAGGCAGAAGCTGGAGGCCATCACTCGCCACCAAAGTAATAAAAAAGCTGTATGA
- the LOC117429042 gene encoding GA-binding protein subunit beta-1 isoform X4, translating to MTPGRQSYKCKHYPTERKSLVALLALCTSAQNTGTFLLSKKLGAEETALYENPPGSPSAVCDSKYCVSIDPDCKMSLVDLGKKLLEAARAGQDDEVRILMANGAPFTTDWLGTSPLHLSAQYGHYSTTEVLLRAGVSRDARTKVDRTPLHMAAAEGHARIVEVLLKHGADVNAKDMLKMTALHWATEHGYQEVVDLLIKYGADVHVQSKFCKNALDIAIDNANEELAEILQVSMQNQINTNPESPDTVTIHTATPQFIIGPGGVVNLTGLVSAANSSKVVATEEVVTADSVEGAIQQVVSSGGQQVITIVTDGIQLGNLQTGGMGQPIIVTMPDGQQVLTVPATDIAEETVISEEPSVKRPRIEIIENHSETTEVEEKETLQKQLEEANREAQKYRQQLQKKEQEAEAYRQKLEAITRHQSNKKAV from the exons atgacacctGGTAGACAGTCTTACAAATGCAAACATTATCCAACTGAACGCAAAAGCCTGGTCGCACTGCTCGCTCTGTGCACATCCGCGCAAAATACGGGGACTTTTCTTTTGAGTAAAAAATTGGGCGCCGAAGAGACGGCATTATATGAAAATCCCCCCGGTTCCCCCTCAGCTGTCTGCGACTCAAAGTATTGCGTTTCGATCGATCCCGACTGCAAG ATGTCCTTGGTGGATTTAGGCAAGAAGCTTCTAGAAGCAGCACGAGCCGGACAGGATGATGAGGTCCGTATCCTAATGGCTAATGGAGCCCCTTTCACAACAGACTGG CTTGGAACATCTCCCTTACATCTATCAGCACAGTATGGACATTACTCAACCACAGAAGTGCTGTTAAGAGCAGGCGTGAGCCGGGATGCCAGGACTAAAGTGGACAGAACCCCCTTACACATGGCGGCTGCAGAAGGCCATGCCCGGATAGTGGAGGTGCTGCTAAAG CACGGAGCTGACGTCAATGCAAAAGACATGCTGAAGATGACTGCGCTTCATTGGGCAACAGAACATGGTTACCAGGAAGTAGTGGACCTTTTAATAAAATACGGGGCTGATGTTCATGTCCAGAGCAAATTTTGTAAAAATGCCCTGGACATAGCAATTGACAATGCAAACGAAGAACTTGCAGAAATACTTCAG GTGTCCATgcaaaaccaaataaatacaaatccagAAAGTCCAGATACAGTAACAATACACACAGCAACACCCCAGTTTATAATTGGTCCAGGTGGGGTCGTGAACCTGACAGGCTTGGTTTCAGCAGCTAACTCCTCAAAAG TAGTTGCAACAGAAGAAGTCGTAACTGCAGACTCCGTGGAGGGTGCCATTCAACAAGTTGTCAGCTCTGGAGGACAGCAAGTTATCACTATCGTCACAGATGGCATTCAGCTAGGCAATTTACAGACAGGTGGGATGGGCCAGCCCATTATTGTGACAATGCCAGACGGTCAGCAAG TCTTAACAGTCCCTGCCACAGACATCGCAGAAGAGACTGTAATCAGTGAGGAGCCATCAGTTAAAAGGCCGCGCATAGAAATCATTGAAAATCATTCAGAAACCACAGAAGTCGAG GAGAAAGAGACTTTGCAGAAGCAGTTGGAAGAGGCTAATCGTGAGGCTCAGAAATACCGCCAGCAGCTGCAAAAGAAAGAACAGGAGGCCGAGGCCTACAGGCAGAAGCTGGAGGCCATCACTCGCCACCAAAGTAATAAAAAAGCTGTATGA
- the LOC117429042 gene encoding GA-binding protein subunit beta-1 isoform X6, producing the protein MSLVDLGKKLLEAARAGQDDEVRILMANGAPFTTDWLGTSPLHLSAQYGHYSTTEVLLRAGVSRDARTKVDRTPLHMAAAEGHARIVEVLLKHGADVNAKDMLKMTALHWATEHGYQEVVDLLIKYGADVHVQSKFCKNALDIAIDNANEELAEILQVSMQNQINTNPESPDTVTIHTATPQFIIGPGGVVNLTGLVSAANSSKDEAGVSTVQFGNSSTSVLATLAALAEASAPLFNSSETPVVATEEVVTADSVEGAIQQVVSSGGQQVITIVTDGIQLGNLQTGGMGQPIIVTMPDGQQACFSVLTVPATDIAEETVISEEPSVKRPRIEIIENHSETTEVEEKETLQKQLEEANREAQKYRQQLQKKEQEAEAYRQKLEAITRHQSNKKAV; encoded by the exons ATGTCCTTGGTGGATTTAGGCAAGAAGCTTCTAGAAGCAGCACGAGCCGGACAGGATGATGAGGTCCGTATCCTAATGGCTAATGGAGCCCCTTTCACAACAGACTGG CTTGGAACATCTCCCTTACATCTATCAGCACAGTATGGACATTACTCAACCACAGAAGTGCTGTTAAGAGCAGGCGTGAGCCGGGATGCCAGGACTAAAGTGGACAGAACCCCCTTACACATGGCGGCTGCAGAAGGCCATGCCCGGATAGTGGAGGTGCTGCTAAAG CACGGAGCTGACGTCAATGCAAAAGACATGCTGAAGATGACTGCGCTTCATTGGGCAACAGAACATGGTTACCAGGAAGTAGTGGACCTTTTAATAAAATACGGGGCTGATGTTCATGTCCAGAGCAAATTTTGTAAAAATGCCCTGGACATAGCAATTGACAATGCAAACGAAGAACTTGCAGAAATACTTCAG GTGTCCATgcaaaaccaaataaatacaaatccagAAAGTCCAGATACAGTAACAATACACACAGCAACACCCCAGTTTATAATTGGTCCAGGTGGGGTCGTGAACCTGACAGGCTTGGTTTCAGCAGCTAACTCCTCAAAAG ATGAAGCAGGTGTGTCCACAGTTCAATTTGGCAACTCATCAACTTCAGTATTAGCTACATTAGCAGCTTTAGCAGAAGCATCTGCACCCTTATTCAATTCATCAGAAACTCCAG TAGTTGCAACAGAAGAAGTCGTAACTGCAGACTCCGTGGAGGGTGCCATTCAACAAGTTGTCAGCTCTGGAGGACAGCAAGTTATCACTATCGTCACAGATGGCATTCAGCTAGGCAATTTACAGACAGGTGGGATGGGCCAGCCCATTATTGTGACAATGCCAGACGGTCAGCAAG CATGTTTCTCAGTCTTAACAGTCCCTGCCACAGACATCGCAGAAGAGACTGTAATCAGTGAGGAGCCATCAGTTAAAAGGCCGCGCATAGAAATCATTGAAAATCATTCAGAAACCACAGAAGTCGAG GAGAAAGAGACTTTGCAGAAGCAGTTGGAAGAGGCTAATCGTGAGGCTCAGAAATACCGCCAGCAGCTGCAAAAGAAAGAACAGGAGGCCGAGGCCTACAGGCAGAAGCTGGAGGCCATCACTCGCCACCAAAGTAATAAAAAAGCTGTATGA
- the LOC117429042 gene encoding GA-binding protein subunit beta-1 isoform X3, with the protein MTPGRQSYKCKHYPTERKSLVALLALCTSAQNTGTFLLSKKLGAEETALYENPPGSPSAVCDSKYCVSIDPDCKMSLVDLGKKLLEAARAGQDDEVRILMANGAPFTTDWLGTSPLHLSAQYGHYSTTEVLLRAGVSRDARTKVDRTPLHMAAAEGHARIVEVLLKHGADVNAKDMLKMTALHWATEHGYQEVVDLLIKYGADVHVQSKFCKNALDIAIDNANEELAEILQVSMQNQINTNPESPDTVTIHTATPQFIIGPGGVVNLTGLVSAANSSKVVATEEVVTADSVEGAIQQVVSSGGQQVITIVTDGIQLGNLQTGGMGQPIIVTMPDGQQACFSVLTVPATDIAEETVISEEPSVKRPRIEIIENHSETTEVEEKETLQKQLEEANREAQKYRQQLQKKEQEAEAYRQKLEAITRHQSNKKAV; encoded by the exons atgacacctGGTAGACAGTCTTACAAATGCAAACATTATCCAACTGAACGCAAAAGCCTGGTCGCACTGCTCGCTCTGTGCACATCCGCGCAAAATACGGGGACTTTTCTTTTGAGTAAAAAATTGGGCGCCGAAGAGACGGCATTATATGAAAATCCCCCCGGTTCCCCCTCAGCTGTCTGCGACTCAAAGTATTGCGTTTCGATCGATCCCGACTGCAAG ATGTCCTTGGTGGATTTAGGCAAGAAGCTTCTAGAAGCAGCACGAGCCGGACAGGATGATGAGGTCCGTATCCTAATGGCTAATGGAGCCCCTTTCACAACAGACTGG CTTGGAACATCTCCCTTACATCTATCAGCACAGTATGGACATTACTCAACCACAGAAGTGCTGTTAAGAGCAGGCGTGAGCCGGGATGCCAGGACTAAAGTGGACAGAACCCCCTTACACATGGCGGCTGCAGAAGGCCATGCCCGGATAGTGGAGGTGCTGCTAAAG CACGGAGCTGACGTCAATGCAAAAGACATGCTGAAGATGACTGCGCTTCATTGGGCAACAGAACATGGTTACCAGGAAGTAGTGGACCTTTTAATAAAATACGGGGCTGATGTTCATGTCCAGAGCAAATTTTGTAAAAATGCCCTGGACATAGCAATTGACAATGCAAACGAAGAACTTGCAGAAATACTTCAG GTGTCCATgcaaaaccaaataaatacaaatccagAAAGTCCAGATACAGTAACAATACACACAGCAACACCCCAGTTTATAATTGGTCCAGGTGGGGTCGTGAACCTGACAGGCTTGGTTTCAGCAGCTAACTCCTCAAAAG TAGTTGCAACAGAAGAAGTCGTAACTGCAGACTCCGTGGAGGGTGCCATTCAACAAGTTGTCAGCTCTGGAGGACAGCAAGTTATCACTATCGTCACAGATGGCATTCAGCTAGGCAATTTACAGACAGGTGGGATGGGCCAGCCCATTATTGTGACAATGCCAGACGGTCAGCAAG CATGTTTCTCAGTCTTAACAGTCCCTGCCACAGACATCGCAGAAGAGACTGTAATCAGTGAGGAGCCATCAGTTAAAAGGCCGCGCATAGAAATCATTGAAAATCATTCAGAAACCACAGAAGTCGAG GAGAAAGAGACTTTGCAGAAGCAGTTGGAAGAGGCTAATCGTGAGGCTCAGAAATACCGCCAGCAGCTGCAAAAGAAAGAACAGGAGGCCGAGGCCTACAGGCAGAAGCTGGAGGCCATCACTCGCCACCAAAGTAATAAAAAAGCTGTATGA
- the LOC117429042 gene encoding GA-binding protein subunit beta-1 isoform X1 produces MTPGRQSYKCKHYPTERKSLVALLALCTSAQNTGTFLLSKKLGAEETALYENPPGSPSAVCDSKYCVSIDPDCKMSLVDLGKKLLEAARAGQDDEVRILMANGAPFTTDWLGTSPLHLSAQYGHYSTTEVLLRAGVSRDARTKVDRTPLHMAAAEGHARIVEVLLKHGADVNAKDMLKMTALHWATEHGYQEVVDLLIKYGADVHVQSKFCKNALDIAIDNANEELAEILQVSMQNQINTNPESPDTVTIHTATPQFIIGPGGVVNLTGLVSAANSSKDEAGVSTVQFGNSSTSVLATLAALAEASAPLFNSSETPVVATEEVVTADSVEGAIQQVVSSGGQQVITIVTDGIQLGNLQTGGMGQPIIVTMPDGQQACFSVLTVPATDIAEETVISEEPSVKRPRIEIIENHSETTEVEEKETLQKQLEEANREAQKYRQQLQKKEQEAEAYRQKLEAITRHQSNKKAV; encoded by the exons atgacacctGGTAGACAGTCTTACAAATGCAAACATTATCCAACTGAACGCAAAAGCCTGGTCGCACTGCTCGCTCTGTGCACATCCGCGCAAAATACGGGGACTTTTCTTTTGAGTAAAAAATTGGGCGCCGAAGAGACGGCATTATATGAAAATCCCCCCGGTTCCCCCTCAGCTGTCTGCGACTCAAAGTATTGCGTTTCGATCGATCCCGACTGCAAG ATGTCCTTGGTGGATTTAGGCAAGAAGCTTCTAGAAGCAGCACGAGCCGGACAGGATGATGAGGTCCGTATCCTAATGGCTAATGGAGCCCCTTTCACAACAGACTGG CTTGGAACATCTCCCTTACATCTATCAGCACAGTATGGACATTACTCAACCACAGAAGTGCTGTTAAGAGCAGGCGTGAGCCGGGATGCCAGGACTAAAGTGGACAGAACCCCCTTACACATGGCGGCTGCAGAAGGCCATGCCCGGATAGTGGAGGTGCTGCTAAAG CACGGAGCTGACGTCAATGCAAAAGACATGCTGAAGATGACTGCGCTTCATTGGGCAACAGAACATGGTTACCAGGAAGTAGTGGACCTTTTAATAAAATACGGGGCTGATGTTCATGTCCAGAGCAAATTTTGTAAAAATGCCCTGGACATAGCAATTGACAATGCAAACGAAGAACTTGCAGAAATACTTCAG GTGTCCATgcaaaaccaaataaatacaaatccagAAAGTCCAGATACAGTAACAATACACACAGCAACACCCCAGTTTATAATTGGTCCAGGTGGGGTCGTGAACCTGACAGGCTTGGTTTCAGCAGCTAACTCCTCAAAAG ATGAAGCAGGTGTGTCCACAGTTCAATTTGGCAACTCATCAACTTCAGTATTAGCTACATTAGCAGCTTTAGCAGAAGCATCTGCACCCTTATTCAATTCATCAGAAACTCCAG TAGTTGCAACAGAAGAAGTCGTAACTGCAGACTCCGTGGAGGGTGCCATTCAACAAGTTGTCAGCTCTGGAGGACAGCAAGTTATCACTATCGTCACAGATGGCATTCAGCTAGGCAATTTACAGACAGGTGGGATGGGCCAGCCCATTATTGTGACAATGCCAGACGGTCAGCAAG CATGTTTCTCAGTCTTAACAGTCCCTGCCACAGACATCGCAGAAGAGACTGTAATCAGTGAGGAGCCATCAGTTAAAAGGCCGCGCATAGAAATCATTGAAAATCATTCAGAAACCACAGAAGTCGAG GAGAAAGAGACTTTGCAGAAGCAGTTGGAAGAGGCTAATCGTGAGGCTCAGAAATACCGCCAGCAGCTGCAAAAGAAAGAACAGGAGGCCGAGGCCTACAGGCAGAAGCTGGAGGCCATCACTCGCCACCAAAGTAATAAAAAAGCTGTATGA
- the LOC117429042 gene encoding GA-binding protein subunit beta-1 isoform X5 — MTPGRQSYKCKHYPTERKSLVALLALCTSAQNTGTFLLSKKLGAEETALYENPPGSPSAVCDSKYCVSIDPDCKMSLVDLGKKLLEAARAGQDDEVRILMANGAPFTTDWLGTSPLHLSAQYGHYSTTEVLLRAGVSRDARTKVDRTPLHMAAAEGHARIVEVLLKHGADVNAKDMLKMTALHWATEHGYQEVVDLLIKYGADVHVQSKFCKNALDIAIDNANEELAEILQVSMQNQINTNPESPDTVTIHTATPQFIIGPGGVVNLTGLVSAANSSKDEAGVSTVQFGNSSTSVLATLAALAEASAPLFNSSETPVVATEEVVTADSVEGAIQQVVSSGGQQVITIVTDGIQLGNLQTGGMGQPIIVTMPDGQQACFSVLTVPATDIAEETVISEEPSVKRPRIEIIENHSETTEVEVHCAHPR; from the exons atgacacctGGTAGACAGTCTTACAAATGCAAACATTATCCAACTGAACGCAAAAGCCTGGTCGCACTGCTCGCTCTGTGCACATCCGCGCAAAATACGGGGACTTTTCTTTTGAGTAAAAAATTGGGCGCCGAAGAGACGGCATTATATGAAAATCCCCCCGGTTCCCCCTCAGCTGTCTGCGACTCAAAGTATTGCGTTTCGATCGATCCCGACTGCAAG ATGTCCTTGGTGGATTTAGGCAAGAAGCTTCTAGAAGCAGCACGAGCCGGACAGGATGATGAGGTCCGTATCCTAATGGCTAATGGAGCCCCTTTCACAACAGACTGG CTTGGAACATCTCCCTTACATCTATCAGCACAGTATGGACATTACTCAACCACAGAAGTGCTGTTAAGAGCAGGCGTGAGCCGGGATGCCAGGACTAAAGTGGACAGAACCCCCTTACACATGGCGGCTGCAGAAGGCCATGCCCGGATAGTGGAGGTGCTGCTAAAG CACGGAGCTGACGTCAATGCAAAAGACATGCTGAAGATGACTGCGCTTCATTGGGCAACAGAACATGGTTACCAGGAAGTAGTGGACCTTTTAATAAAATACGGGGCTGATGTTCATGTCCAGAGCAAATTTTGTAAAAATGCCCTGGACATAGCAATTGACAATGCAAACGAAGAACTTGCAGAAATACTTCAG GTGTCCATgcaaaaccaaataaatacaaatccagAAAGTCCAGATACAGTAACAATACACACAGCAACACCCCAGTTTATAATTGGTCCAGGTGGGGTCGTGAACCTGACAGGCTTGGTTTCAGCAGCTAACTCCTCAAAAG ATGAAGCAGGTGTGTCCACAGTTCAATTTGGCAACTCATCAACTTCAGTATTAGCTACATTAGCAGCTTTAGCAGAAGCATCTGCACCCTTATTCAATTCATCAGAAACTCCAG TAGTTGCAACAGAAGAAGTCGTAACTGCAGACTCCGTGGAGGGTGCCATTCAACAAGTTGTCAGCTCTGGAGGACAGCAAGTTATCACTATCGTCACAGATGGCATTCAGCTAGGCAATTTACAGACAGGTGGGATGGGCCAGCCCATTATTGTGACAATGCCAGACGGTCAGCAAG CATGTTTCTCAGTCTTAACAGTCCCTGCCACAGACATCGCAGAAGAGACTGTAATCAGTGAGGAGCCATCAGTTAAAAGGCCGCGCATAGAAATCATTGAAAATCATTCAGAAACCACAGAAGTCGAG GTTCATTGTGCACACCCAAGGTAA